A DNA window from Citrobacter tructae contains the following coding sequences:
- the iclR gene encoding glyoxylate bypass operon transcriptional repressor IclR gives MVATVPAKRGRKPAATTTPATGQVQSLTRGLKLLEWIAESNGSVALTELAQQAGLPNSTTHRLLTTMQQQGFVRQVGELGHWAVGAHAFIVGSSFLQSRNLLAIVHPILRKLMEDSGETVNLAVLDHNDHQAIIIDQVQCTQLMRMSAPIGGKLPMHASGAGKAFLAQLSEEQVTGLLHRKGLHAYTHATLVSPVHLKEDLAQTRKRGYSFDDEEHALGLRCVASCIYDEHREPFAAISISGPISRITDDRVTEFGAMAIKAAKEITLAYGGIR, from the coding sequence ATGGTTGCCACTGTCCCCGCGAAACGCGGTAGAAAACCCGCTGCCACTACTACGCCTGCAACCGGGCAGGTTCAGTCTTTGACCCGAGGCCTGAAACTACTGGAATGGATTGCGGAATCCAACGGCAGCGTGGCGCTAACCGAACTGGCACAACAGGCCGGTTTGCCCAACTCCACCACGCACCGTTTATTGACCACAATGCAGCAGCAGGGTTTTGTCCGTCAGGTGGGCGAATTAGGACACTGGGCCGTAGGCGCACATGCGTTTATCGTCGGCAGCAGCTTCTTGCAAAGTCGCAACCTGCTGGCGATCGTCCACCCGATTCTGCGCAAGCTGATGGAAGATTCCGGTGAAACGGTGAATCTGGCGGTGCTGGATCACAACGACCATCAGGCGATTATCATCGACCAGGTGCAGTGCACGCAGCTGATGCGTATGTCTGCCCCCATCGGTGGCAAACTGCCGATGCACGCCTCCGGTGCAGGGAAAGCCTTCCTGGCGCAATTAAGCGAAGAACAGGTTACGGGCCTGCTACATCGTAAAGGCCTACACGCTTATACCCACGCCACGCTGGTCTCGCCGGTGCACCTGAAAGAGGATTTAGCCCAGACGCGTAAGCGCGGCTATTCGTTTGATGATGAGGAGCATGCGCTGGGCCTGCGCTGCGTGGCGTCGTGCATTTATGACGAACATCGCGAGCCGTTTGCCGCCATTTCCATCTCCGGCCCGATTTCGCGCATTACCGATGACCGCGTCACCGAGTTCGGCGCCATGGCGATCAAAGCAGCGAAAGAGATCACACTGGCGTACGGTGGGATTAGGTAA
- the aceK gene encoding bifunctional isocitrate dehydrogenase kinase/phosphatase — protein sequence MSRGLELLIAQTILQGFDAQYGRFLEVTSGAQQRFEQADWHAVQQAMKSRIHLYDHHVGLVVEQLRCITDGKSTDAAFLLRVKEHYTRLLPDYPRFEIAESFFNSVYCRLFDHRSLTPERLFIFSSQPERRFRTIPRPLAKDFFPDLGWEGLLTRVLSDLPLRLPWQNKIRDIHYIIEHLTETFGENVLPRCHLQVANELFYRNKAAWLVGKLITPSGTLPFLLPIHRTDEGELFVDTCLTTTAEASIVFGFARSYFMVYAPLPAALVEWLRELLPGKTTAELYMAIGCQKHAKTESYREYLLYLADCDEQFIEAPGIRGMVMLVFTLPGFDRVFKIIKDKFAPQKEMSAAHVRACYQLVKEHDRVGRMADTQEFENFVLDKRQISPALMALLLQEVPEKITDLGEQIVIRHLYIERRMVPLNIWLEQVEGQQLRDAIEEYGNAIRQLAAANIFPGDMLFKNFGVTRHGRVVFYDYDEICYMTEVNFRHIPPARYPEDELAGEPWYSVSPGDVFPEEFRHWLCADPRIGPLFEEMHADLFRADYWRALQTRIREGHVEDVYAYRRKQRFSVRYSV from the coding sequence ATGTCGCGTGGCCTGGAATTGTTAATTGCCCAAACTATCCTGCAGGGCTTTGATGCGCAGTATGGTCGATTTCTGGAAGTGACGTCCGGCGCGCAGCAACGCTTTGAACAAGCTGACTGGCATGCTGTACAGCAGGCGATGAAAAGCCGCATCCACCTCTACGATCACCATGTCGGGCTGGTGGTGGAACAGTTGCGCTGCATTACCGACGGCAAAAGTACTGATGCCGCATTTTTACTTCGTGTAAAAGAGCATTACACCCGGTTATTACCGGATTACCCACGCTTCGAGATTGCGGAGAGCTTTTTTAACTCCGTTTACTGTCGGTTATTTGACCACCGCTCGCTGACGCCCGAGCGGTTGTTTATTTTCAGCTCCCAGCCGGAACGTCGCTTTCGTACCATTCCGCGCCCGCTGGCGAAAGACTTTTTCCCTGATTTGGGCTGGGAAGGGCTGCTCACGCGCGTACTCAGCGATCTGCCTCTGCGCCTGCCGTGGCAGAACAAAATTCGTGATATCCACTACATCATCGAACACCTGACAGAAACCTTTGGTGAGAATGTACTGCCGCGCTGCCATTTGCAGGTGGCGAACGAGTTGTTTTATCGCAATAAGGCCGCCTGGCTGGTGGGTAAGTTGATTACACCTTCCGGTACGCTGCCGTTCTTATTGCCTATCCACCGCACCGACGAAGGTGAACTGTTTGTCGATACCTGCCTGACGACAACGGCGGAAGCCAGCATTGTGTTTGGTTTCGCCCGCTCTTATTTTATGGTCTATGCGCCGCTGCCTGCGGCACTGGTCGAATGGTTACGTGAGCTCCTGCCCGGTAAAACCACCGCTGAGCTGTATATGGCGATTGGCTGTCAGAAGCATGCGAAAACTGAAAGCTATCGTGAATATCTGCTGTATCTGGCCGACTGCGATGAGCAGTTTATTGAAGCGCCTGGGATACGCGGCATGGTGATGCTGGTGTTTACCCTGCCTGGATTCGATCGCGTATTCAAAATCATCAAAGACAAATTTGCGCCACAAAAAGAGATGTCTGCGGCCCACGTCCGCGCCTGTTATCAACTGGTCAAAGAGCACGATCGCGTTGGGCGCATGGCTGATACCCAGGAATTCGAAAATTTTGTGCTGGATAAACGGCAAATTTCCCCGGCATTGATGGCGTTGCTGCTGCAGGAAGTGCCTGAAAAAATTACCGATCTTGGCGAGCAGATTGTGATTCGCCACCTGTATATAGAACGGCGGATGGTGCCGCTTAATATCTGGTTGGAGCAGGTCGAAGGCCAGCAACTGCGGGATGCGATAGAAGAGTACGGCAACGCCATTCGCCAACTGGCTGCCGCTAATATTTTCCCCGGTGATATGCTGTTTAAGAACTTTGGCGTGACCCGCCACGGGCGCGTGGTGTTCTACGACTACGATGAAATTTGCTACATGACGGAAGTGAATTTCCGCCATATCCCGCCCGCGCGTTACCCGGAAGATGAGCTGGCCGGCGAACCTTGGTACAGCGTCTCGCCGGGGGATGTCTTCCCGGAAGAGTTTCGCCACTGGCTGTGCGCCGATCCGCGAATCGGACCGTTATTTGAAGAGATGCACGCGGACCTGTTTCGCGCCGACTACTGGCGGGCGTTGCAAACGCGCATTCGAGAAGGGCATGTTGAAGATGTCTACGCCTACCGTCGAAAGCAGCGGTTTAGCGTGCGGTATTCGGTATAA
- a CDS encoding Na/Pi cotransporter family protein, whose amino-acid sequence MLTLLHLLSAVAMLVWGTHIVRTGVMRVFGARLRTVLSRSVEKKPLAFCAGIGVTALVQSSNATTMLVTSFVAQDLVALTPALVIVLGADVGTALMARILTFDLSWLSPLLIFIGVIFFLGRKQSRVGQLGRVGIGLGLILLALELIVQAVTPITQANGVQVIFASLTGDIMLDALIGAMFAIISYSSLAAVLLTATLTAAGIISFPVALCLVIGANLGSGLLAMINNSAANAAARRVALGSLLFKLVGSLIILPFVHPLANLMDELPLPKSELVIYFHVFYNLVRCVAMVPFAEPMARFCKRIIRDEPELDAHLKPKHLDVSALDTPTLALANAAREALRIGDAMEQMMEGLKKVMHGEPREEKELRRMADDINVLYTAIKLYLARMPKDELAEEESRRWAEIIEMSLNLEQASDIVERMGSEIADKSLAARRAFSLEGLKELDALYDLLLSNLQLAMSVFFSGDVTSARRLRRSKHRFRILNRRYSHAHVDRLHQQNVQSIETSSLHLALLGDMQRLNSLFCSVAYSVLEQPDEDDERDDY is encoded by the coding sequence GTGTTAACGTTGTTACACCTGCTTTCTGCCGTGGCTATGCTGGTTTGGGGTACGCATATTGTGCGTACCGGTGTGATGCGGGTCTTTGGTGCCCGCTTACGTACCGTGCTCAGCCGTAGTGTTGAAAAGAAACCACTCGCCTTCTGTGCCGGTATCGGCGTAACTGCTCTGGTACAAAGCAGCAACGCGACCACCATGCTGGTCACCTCGTTTGTCGCGCAGGATCTGGTAGCACTTACCCCGGCACTGGTGATTGTACTCGGTGCCGACGTGGGGACCGCGCTGATGGCGCGTATCCTGACCTTTGATCTCTCCTGGCTGTCGCCGCTGCTGATTTTTATCGGCGTAATCTTCTTTCTCGGACGTAAGCAGTCCCGCGTTGGGCAACTGGGGCGGGTCGGTATTGGGCTGGGGTTGATTTTACTGGCGCTCGAGCTGATCGTGCAGGCGGTAACGCCGATTACCCAGGCTAACGGTGTACAGGTTATTTTCGCCTCGCTCACTGGCGATATCATGCTTGATGCGCTGATTGGCGCAATGTTTGCGATTATCAGCTACTCCAGCCTGGCGGCGGTCTTGCTGACGGCCACCTTGACTGCTGCGGGCATTATCTCGTTCCCGGTGGCGCTATGTCTGGTGATTGGTGCCAACCTTGGTTCCGGCTTGCTGGCGATGATCAACAACAGCGCAGCTAACGCCGCCGCCCGCCGTGTGGCGCTCGGCAGTCTGCTGTTTAAGCTGGTGGGCAGCCTAATCATTCTGCCGTTCGTGCATCCGCTGGCGAATCTGATGGATGAACTGCCGCTGCCGAAATCCGAGTTGGTTATCTACTTCCACGTGTTCTACAACCTGGTGCGCTGTGTGGCGATGGTGCCGTTCGCTGAGCCAATGGCGCGTTTTTGTAAACGCATCATCCGCGATGAGCCGGAACTGGACGCTCATCTGAAGCCCAAGCATCTGGACGTCAGCGCGCTGGATACACCGACGCTGGCGCTGGCGAATGCCGCCCGTGAAGCCCTGCGTATTGGCGACGCCATGGAACAGATGATGGAAGGGCTGAAGAAGGTGATGCACGGCGAACCGCGCGAAGAGAAAGAGCTGCGCAGGATGGCGGACGACATCAACGTGCTGTACACGGCGATCAAGCTCTACCTGGCACGAATGCCAAAAGACGAGCTGGCGGAAGAGGAGTCGCGCCGCTGGGCAGAGATTATCGAGATGTCGCTCAACCTTGAGCAGGCTTCTGATATTGTCGAACGTATGGGTAGCGAGATTGCGGATAAGTCACTGGCTGCGCGTCGGGCATTTTCTCTGGAAGGTCTGAAAGAGCTGGATGCGCTTTACGATCTGCTGCTCAGTAATCTGCAGCTGGCGATGTCGGTTTTCTTCTCCGGCGACGTGACCAGCGCCCGTCGTCTGCGTCGTAGTAAGCACCGCTTTCGCATTCTTAACCGACGTTATTCGCATGCGCACGTTGACCGTCTGCATCAGCAGAACGTGCAGAGCATTGAGACCAGTTCCCTGCACCTCGCGCTACTGGGCGACATGCAGCGTCTGAACTCGCTGTTTTGTTCCGTGGCCTATAGCGTGCTGGAACAGCCGGATGAAGACGATGAGCGGGATGATTACTAA
- the aceA gene encoding isocitrate lyase, whose translation MKTRTQQIEDLQKEWTQPRWEGITRPYSAEEVVKLRGSVNPECTLAQLGAAKMWRLLHGESKKGYINSLGALTGGQALQQAKAGIEAVYLSGWQVAADANLASSMYPDQSLYPANSVPAVVDRINNTFRRADQIQWSTGIEPNDPRYVDYFLPIVADAEAGFGGVLNAFELMKSMIEAGAAAVHFEDQLASVKKCGHMGGKVLVPTQEAIQKLVAARLAADVMGVPTLVIARTDADAADLITSDCDPYDSEFITGERTSEGFYRTHAGIEQAISRGLAYAPYADLVWCETSTPDLELARRFADAVHAKYPGKLLAYNCSPSFNWQKNLDDKTIASFQQQLSDMGYKYQFITLAGIHSMWFNMFDLARSYAQGEGMRHYVEKVQQPEFAAAKDGYTFVSHQQEVGTGYFDKVTTIIQGGASSVTALTGSTEESQF comes from the coding sequence ATGAAAACCCGTACCCAACAAATCGAAGACTTACAGAAAGAATGGACACAACCACGCTGGGAAGGCATTACCCGCCCGTACAGCGCGGAGGAAGTGGTGAAATTGCGTGGCTCGGTCAACCCGGAATGTACACTGGCGCAGCTAGGCGCGGCGAAAATGTGGCGTTTGTTGCACGGCGAATCAAAGAAAGGTTATATCAACAGCCTCGGTGCGCTGACCGGTGGTCAGGCGCTGCAACAGGCGAAAGCCGGTATTGAAGCAGTCTATCTGTCTGGCTGGCAGGTGGCGGCCGATGCGAACCTGGCCTCCAGTATGTACCCGGATCAATCGCTGTACCCGGCGAACTCCGTTCCGGCGGTGGTGGATCGGATCAACAACACCTTCCGTCGTGCGGATCAGATCCAGTGGTCCACTGGGATTGAGCCAAACGATCCACGCTATGTGGATTACTTCCTGCCGATCGTTGCCGATGCAGAAGCTGGATTTGGCGGTGTACTGAACGCATTTGAACTGATGAAATCAATGATTGAAGCCGGTGCAGCGGCTGTTCACTTCGAAGATCAGCTCGCATCGGTGAAAAAATGTGGTCACATGGGCGGCAAAGTGCTGGTACCGACTCAGGAAGCTATCCAGAAACTGGTGGCAGCACGTCTGGCTGCAGACGTCATGGGCGTCCCTACGCTGGTTATTGCCCGTACCGATGCCGACGCGGCAGATTTGATCACCTCTGACTGCGACCCTTACGACAGCGAGTTCATTACCGGCGAGCGCACCAGTGAAGGGTTCTACCGTACCCACGCCGGTATCGAACAGGCGATAAGTCGTGGTCTGGCTTATGCTCCATACGCGGATCTGGTGTGGTGTGAAACCTCCACGCCGGATCTCGAGCTGGCACGCCGTTTTGCCGATGCGGTCCACGCTAAATACCCGGGCAAACTGCTGGCCTACAACTGTTCTCCGTCGTTTAACTGGCAGAAGAATCTGGATGACAAAACCATTGCCAGCTTCCAGCAACAGCTGTCGGACATGGGCTATAAGTATCAGTTCATTACTCTGGCAGGCATCCACAGCATGTGGTTTAACATGTTCGACCTTGCACGTTCCTATGCTCAGGGTGAAGGCATGCGTCACTACGTCGAGAAAGTTCAGCAGCCAGAATTTGCGGCAGCTAAAGACGGTTACACCTTTGTGTCCCATCAGCAGGAAGTGGGTACCGGTTACTTCGACAAAGTGACGACCATCATTCAGGGTGGCGCGTCATCCGTTACCGCGCTGACGGGGTCCACTGAAGAATCACAGTTCTAA
- the metH gene encoding methionine synthase: MSSKVEQLRQQLKERILVLDGGMGTMIQGYRLSEEDFRGQRFADWPSDLKGNNDLLVLSKPEVITAIHNAYFEAGADIIETNTFNSTTIAMADYQMESLSAEINFAAAKLARACADEWTARTPNKPRYVAGVLGPTNRTASISPDVNDPAYRNITFDQLVAAYRESTRALVKGGSDLILIETVFDTLNAKAAIFAVKTEFEALGVELPIMISGTITDASGRTLSGQTTEAFYNALRHADALTFGLNCALGPDELRQYVQELSRIADCYVTAHPNAGLPNAFGEYDLDADTMAKQIREWAEAGFLNIVGGCCGTTPEHIAAMTRAVDGLPPRQLPELPVACRLSGLEPLNIGDDSLFVNVGERTNVTGSAKFKRLIKEEKYSEALDVARQQVESGAQIIDINMDEGMLDAEAAMVRFLNLIAGEPDIARVPIMIDSSKWEVIEKGLKCIQGKGIVNSISMKEGVEPFIHHAKLVRRYGAAVVVMAFDEQGQADTRARKIEICRRAYKILTEEVGFPPEDIIFDPNIFAVATGIDEHNNYAQDFIGACEDIKRELPHALISGGVSNVSFSFRGNDPVREAIHAVFLYYAIRNGMDMGIVNAGQLAIYDDLPAELRDAVEDVILNRRDDGTERLLDLAEKYRGSKTDDTANAQMAEWRSWEVKKRLEYSLVKGITEFIELDTEEARQQAERPIQVIEGPLMDGMNVVGDLFGEGKMFLPQVVKSARVMKQAVAYLEPYIEASKEKGSSNGKMVIATVKGDVHDIGKNIVGVVLQCNNYEIIDLGVMVPAEKILRTAREVNADLIGLSGLITPSLDEMVNVAKEMERQGFTIPLLIGGATTSKAHTAVKIEQNYSGPTVYVQNASRTVGVVAALLSDTQHDDFVARTRKEYETVRIQHARKKPRTPPVTLEAARDNDLAFDWENYTPPVAHRLGVQEVEASIETLRNYIDWTPFFMTWSLAGKYPRILEDEVVGEEAKRLFKDANDMLDKLSAEKTLNPRGVVGLFPANRVGDDIEIYRDETRTHVLTVSHHLRQQTEKVGFANYCLSDFVAPKTSGKADYIGAFAVTGGLEEDTLADAFDAQHDDYNKIMVKAISDRLAEAFAEYLHERVRKVYWGYAANENLSNEELIRENYQGIRPAPGYPACPEHTEKATIWELLDVETHTGMKLTESFAMWPGASVSGWYFSHPDSKYYAVAQIQRDQVEDYAFRKGMSVAEVERWLAPNLGYDAD, from the coding sequence GTGAGCAGCAAAGTTGAACAATTACGTCAGCAGTTAAAAGAACGTATTCTGGTGCTGGACGGCGGTATGGGCACCATGATCCAGGGTTATCGTCTGAGTGAAGAAGATTTCCGCGGCCAACGCTTTGCCGACTGGCCAAGCGATCTGAAAGGCAACAATGATCTGTTGGTGCTGAGCAAGCCGGAGGTGATCACCGCGATTCATAACGCCTACTTTGAAGCTGGCGCGGATATCATCGAAACCAATACCTTCAACTCGACGACAATCGCTATGGCGGATTACCAGATGGAATCCCTGTCGGCGGAAATCAACTTTGCAGCGGCAAAACTGGCGCGCGCCTGCGCCGACGAATGGACGGCACGTACGCCGAACAAACCGCGCTATGTCGCAGGTGTTCTTGGCCCGACTAACCGCACCGCGTCTATCTCACCGGACGTCAACGACCCTGCTTACCGTAACATTACCTTTGATCAGTTGGTGGCCGCGTACCGCGAATCCACCAGGGCGCTGGTGAAAGGTGGTAGCGATCTGATCCTGATCGAAACCGTTTTTGACACGCTGAACGCCAAAGCCGCCATTTTTGCGGTAAAAACCGAATTTGAAGCACTGGGCGTTGAGCTGCCGATTATGATCTCCGGCACCATCACCGATGCTTCCGGACGTACGCTTTCCGGCCAGACTACCGAAGCCTTCTATAACGCACTGCGCCATGCCGACGCGCTGACATTCGGTCTCAACTGTGCGTTAGGCCCGGACGAGTTGCGTCAGTACGTACAAGAGCTGTCACGCATTGCCGACTGCTATGTCACCGCGCACCCGAACGCCGGTTTGCCAAACGCCTTCGGTGAATACGATCTCGACGCGGACACCATGGCGAAGCAAATCCGTGAATGGGCCGAAGCGGGGTTCCTGAATATCGTCGGCGGTTGCTGTGGCACCACGCCGGAACATATTGCCGCGATGACCCGCGCGGTGGACGGTCTGCCGCCACGTCAACTGCCGGAACTCCCGGTGGCCTGCCGTCTTTCTGGTTTGGAACCGCTGAATATCGGCGACGACAGCTTGTTCGTTAACGTCGGTGAACGTACCAACGTCACCGGCTCAGCGAAGTTCAAACGTCTGATTAAAGAAGAAAAATACAGCGAGGCGCTGGATGTTGCCCGTCAGCAGGTGGAAAGCGGCGCGCAGATTATCGATATCAACATGGATGAGGGGATGCTTGACGCCGAAGCGGCGATGGTGCGTTTCCTCAACCTGATTGCGGGTGAACCGGACATCGCCCGCGTGCCGATCATGATCGACTCCTCGAAATGGGAGGTCATCGAAAAAGGGCTGAAGTGCATTCAGGGTAAAGGCATCGTTAACTCCATCTCGATGAAAGAGGGGGTTGAGCCGTTTATCCACCATGCCAAACTGGTACGCCGCTACGGCGCTGCCGTGGTGGTGATGGCCTTTGATGAACAGGGCCAGGCCGACACCCGCGCGCGCAAAATTGAGATTTGCCGTCGGGCGTACAAAATTCTCACCGAAGAGGTGGGCTTCCCACCGGAAGACATCATCTTCGACCCGAACATCTTTGCCGTCGCGACCGGTATTGATGAGCACAACAACTACGCACAGGATTTTATCGGCGCGTGTGAAGACATCAAACGTGAGCTGCCGCATGCGCTGATCTCCGGTGGCGTCTCCAACGTCTCATTCTCATTTCGTGGCAACGACCCGGTGCGTGAAGCCATTCACGCGGTATTCCTCTATTACGCCATTCGCAACGGTATGGACATGGGCATTGTAAACGCCGGGCAACTGGCGATTTACGACGACCTGCCAGCGGAGCTGCGCGATGCGGTCGAAGACGTGATCCTTAACCGCCGTGATGATGGCACGGAACGCCTGCTGGATCTGGCAGAAAAATATCGAGGCAGTAAAACCGACGACACCGCCAACGCCCAGATGGCGGAATGGCGCAGCTGGGAGGTGAAAAAGCGCCTCGAATATTCGCTGGTAAAAGGCATTACCGAATTTATTGAGCTGGATACCGAAGAAGCCCGCCAGCAGGCCGAACGCCCGATTCAGGTGATTGAAGGCCCACTGATGGACGGCATGAACGTGGTCGGCGACCTGTTCGGTGAAGGTAAAATGTTCCTGCCGCAGGTGGTGAAATCCGCCCGCGTGATGAAACAGGCTGTGGCCTATCTTGAGCCGTATATTGAAGCCAGCAAAGAGAAAGGTTCCAGCAACGGCAAGATGGTGATTGCCACCGTGAAGGGCGACGTTCACGATATCGGCAAAAACATCGTTGGCGTGGTGCTGCAGTGTAACAACTACGAAATTATCGATCTTGGCGTGATGGTGCCAGCGGAGAAAATCCTCCGCACAGCGCGCGAAGTGAATGCCGATCTGATTGGCCTCTCCGGGTTGATTACCCCGTCGCTGGACGAAATGGTTAATGTGGCGAAAGAGATGGAACGCCAGGGCTTTACCATTCCGCTGCTGATTGGCGGCGCGACGACCTCGAAAGCGCACACTGCGGTGAAAATCGAGCAAAATTACAGCGGTCCGACAGTCTACGTGCAGAATGCCTCGCGCACCGTGGGTGTGGTCGCCGCGCTGCTGTCTGATACCCAGCACGATGATTTTGTGGCCCGCACGCGTAAAGAGTACGAAACCGTGCGTATCCAGCATGCGCGTAAAAAACCGCGCACTCCGCCGGTGACGCTGGAGGCCGCGCGTGATAACGATCTGGCTTTCGACTGGGAAAACTATACCCCGCCGGTGGCGCATCGTCTGGGCGTGCAGGAAGTTGAAGCCAGTATCGAAACACTGCGTAATTACATCGACTGGACGCCATTCTTTATGACCTGGTCGCTGGCTGGCAAATATCCGCGCATTCTGGAAGATGAAGTGGTGGGTGAAGAGGCTAAACGCCTGTTCAAAGATGCCAATGATATGCTGGATAAATTAAGTGCCGAGAAAACCCTGAACCCACGTGGTGTCGTGGGTCTGTTCCCAGCTAACCGCGTCGGCGATGACATCGAGATCTACCGTGATGAAACGCGTACGCACGTTCTGACCGTGAGCCACCACCTGCGTCAGCAGACGGAGAAGGTCGGTTTTGCTAACTACTGCCTGTCCGATTTTGTGGCACCGAAAACCTCCGGGAAAGCGGATTACATTGGTGCCTTCGCCGTCACCGGCGGTCTGGAAGAAGATACGCTGGCCGACGCGTTTGATGCGCAGCACGATGATTACAATAAAATCATGGTGAAAGCGATTTCTGATCGTCTGGCGGAAGCGTTCGCTGAATATCTGCATGAGCGGGTGCGTAAAGTCTACTGGGGCTATGCGGCGAATGAAAACCTCAGCAATGAGGAGCTGATCCGCGAAAACTACCAGGGGATTCGCCCGGCACCGGGCTACCCGGCGTGCCCTGAGCACACCGAGAAGGCGACTATCTGGGAACTGCTGGATGTAGAAACGCATACTGGCATGAAGCTCACGGAATCTTTCGCCATGTGGCCTGGCGCGTCGGTTTCCGGCTGGTACTTCAGTCATCCGGACAGCAAGTATTACGCGGTGGCGCAAATCCAGCGCGACCAGGTTGAAGATTACGCCTTCCGTAAAGGGATGAGCGTGGCGGAAGTCGAACGCTGGTTAGCGCCTAATCTGGGGTACGACGCCGACTGA
- the aceB gene encoding malate synthase A, with amino-acid sequence MNQQATTTDELVFTRPHGEQEQQILTAEAVEFLTELVTRFTPKRNKLLAARIQQQQDIDDGKLPGFISETASIREGNWKIRGIPDDLLDRRVEITGPVERKMVINALNANVKVFMADFEDSLAPEWSKVIDGQINLRDAVNGTISYTNEAGKIYQLKPDPALLVCRVRGLHLPEKHVTWREEAIPGSLFDFALYFFHNYKTLLAKGSGPYFYLPKTQAWQEAAWWSEVFSYAEDRFNLPRGTIKATLLIETLPAVFQMDEILHALRDHIVGLNCGRWDYIFSYIKTLKNHPDRVLPDRQVVTMDKPFLSAYSRLLIKTCHKRGAFAMGGMAAFIPSKDAERNNQVLAKVKADKSLEANNGHDGTWVAHPGLADTAMAIFNDVLGDNKNQLFVTREDDAPITAEQLLAPCDGERTEEGMRANIRVAVQYIEAWISGNGCVPIYGLMEDAATAEISRTSIWQWIHHQKTLSNGKPVTKPLFRQMLAEEMLVIQDELGEHRYSSGRFDDAARLMEQITTSDELIDFLTLPGYRLLA; translated from the coding sequence ATGAATCAACAGGCAACAACAACCGATGAACTGGTTTTTACCAGGCCGCATGGCGAGCAGGAACAGCAGATTTTAACTGCAGAAGCAGTGGAATTCCTGACCGAGCTGGTGACCCGATTTACGCCAAAACGCAATAAACTTCTCGCCGCACGAATTCAGCAGCAGCAGGATATTGATGACGGTAAGTTGCCTGGTTTTATTTCGGAAACAGCTTCCATTCGTGAGGGTAACTGGAAAATTCGCGGTATTCCTGATGATTTACTGGATCGCCGTGTAGAGATCACCGGACCCGTAGAGCGCAAGATGGTGATCAACGCGCTGAACGCCAACGTTAAAGTCTTTATGGCTGACTTTGAGGATTCACTGGCTCCCGAGTGGAGCAAAGTGATCGACGGACAAATCAACCTGCGCGATGCGGTAAATGGCACCATCAGCTACACCAACGAAGCTGGAAAGATATACCAACTGAAGCCCGATCCAGCGTTATTGGTTTGTCGTGTACGCGGCCTGCATCTGCCAGAAAAACACGTCACCTGGCGTGAGGAAGCGATTCCCGGCAGCCTGTTCGACTTTGCTCTCTATTTCTTCCACAACTATAAAACCTTGCTGGCTAAAGGTAGCGGTCCCTACTTCTATTTGCCGAAAACGCAGGCCTGGCAAGAAGCAGCCTGGTGGAGTGAAGTTTTTAGCTATGCAGAAGACCGATTTAACCTGCCACGCGGCACCATTAAAGCCACGCTGCTGATTGAAACGCTGCCAGCTGTTTTCCAGATGGATGAAATCCTGCACGCGTTACGTGACCATATTGTCGGCCTCAATTGCGGGCGCTGGGATTACATTTTCAGCTACATCAAAACTCTGAAGAATCACCCGGATCGCGTTCTGCCAGATCGTCAGGTCGTGACGATGGATAAGCCGTTCCTTAGCGCCTATTCCCGTCTGTTGATTAAAACCTGCCATAAACGCGGTGCTTTTGCGATGGGCGGTATGGCGGCGTTTATCCCCAGCAAAGACGCTGAGCGTAACAATCAGGTACTGGCCAAAGTCAAAGCGGATAAATCGCTGGAAGCCAATAACGGTCATGACGGAACCTGGGTGGCTCATCCTGGGCTTGCGGATACCGCAATGGCGATTTTCAACGACGTGCTGGGCGACAACAAAAATCAGCTGTTTGTCACTCGTGAAGATGATGCACCGATTACTGCAGAACAACTGCTGGCCCCGTGCGATGGGGAGCGTACTGAAGAAGGCATGCGCGCTAATATCCGCGTTGCCGTGCAGTACATCGAAGCGTGGATTTCCGGCAACGGCTGCGTACCGATTTATGGTCTGATGGAAGATGCGGCAACTGCCGAAATCTCCCGAACCTCCATCTGGCAGTGGATCCACCACCAGAAAACCCTCAGCAACGGCAAGCCGGTCACCAAACCGCTGTTCCGTCAGATGCTGGCCGAAGAAATGCTGGTGATTCAGGACGAGCTGGGCGAACACCGTTACAGCAGCGGACGTTTTGACGATGCCGCGCGCCTGATGGAGCAAATCACTACCTCCGACGAACTGATCGACTTCCTGACCTTACCTGGCTACCGCTTGCTGGCTTAA